From the Kogia breviceps isolate mKogBre1 chromosome 15, mKogBre1 haplotype 1, whole genome shotgun sequence genome, one window contains:
- the BCL2 gene encoding apoptosis regulator Bcl-2 isoform X3, whose protein sequence is MAHAGRTGYDNREIVMKYIHYKLSQRGYEWDAGDAGAASPGAAPAPGIFSSQPGRTPAPSRTSPPPPQTAPAAPAGGPALSPVPPVVHLTLRQAGDDFSHRYRRDFAEMSSQLHLTPFTARGRFATVVEELFRDGVNWGRIVAFFEFGGVMCVESVNREMSPLVDNIALWMTEYLNRHLHTWIQDNGGWAAFSVFITRLESP, encoded by the coding sequence ATGGCGCACGCTGGGAGAACAGGCTATGATAACCGGGAGATAGTGATGAAGTACATCCACTATAAGCTGTCGCAGAGGGGCTACGAGTGGGATGCCGGAGACGCGGGCGCCGCGTCCCCGGGGGCCGCCCCCGCGCCGGGCATCTTCTCCTCCCAGCCTGGGCGCACCCCAGCACCATCCAGGacctccccgccgccgccccagaccgcccccgccgcccccgccgggGGGCCTGCGCTCAGCCCCGTGCCACCTGTGGTTCACCTGACCCTGCGCCAGGCGGGTGATGACTTCTCTCATCGCTACCGCCGCGACTTCGCCGAGATGTCCAGCCAGCTGCACCTGACGCCCTTCACCGCGAGGGGACGCTTTGCCACGGTGGTGGAGGAGCTCTTCAGGGATGGGGTGAACTGGGGGAGGATTGTGGCCTTCTTTGAGTTCGGCGGGGTCATGTGTGTGGAGAGCGTCAACCGGGAGATGTCCCCTCTGGTGGACAACATCGCCCTGTGGATGACCGAGTACCTGAACCGACACCTGCACACCTGGATCCAGGATAACGGAGGCTGG